GTGTAacctgaccgatattggcctatcattCTTAAGGTGtaccccgaccgatattgacctatcatTCTTAAGGTGTTATcctgaccgatattgacctatcatTCTTAGGTGTAACccaaccgatattggcctaccatTCTTAAGGTGTTATcctgaccaatattggcctatcatTCTTAAGGTGtaacccgaccgatattggcctatcttttttGAGATATTATTCCAACTAATATTCATGCTTGCTTAACTCTACTATCTCCTCTTTAGCAGGGACCCATtaaacctaactcatatcactagccttccctctaagtctagtcgaaggaggtgtagctgaCTGATTAGACCcaagtctatttttgtttctttgcctatCTTTAGTCATTCCTCTGCCATGGCCACTGCAGTAGACTCGTGATCTTCACTATAGTAGTCCTCGTGACTCCTGGTACAACAATCCCGTGaacccaagtatagtgatcccgtgagtcttttaaacctttaaatagggctgtgatcctcccttccttcttcacttgCCTCGGTTCTTTTCCACCTTGTTCGCCTCCCCTTACCGAGGATATGGCTTTAGACCCCcctttcactacaagaaaacagggcttTAGAGACAAAAAAATCTGTCTCTGAAAATCATTTTTCCGTCTCTAAAGAAagtttgagacggaatattccgtctcaaaaatccgttagtgaaagccccgtagctaattttgaaacggaaacattccgtctctaattttagAAACGGATGAAAAAACTGTTTATAAATCTGTTTTCaagttaacaaaataaaattaatttcaaatgtaaattttgtctctaattttattttaaatctgctattaatcttgtttataaatctgtttacaattctatttataaatccgtatataattttatttttaatttatcactaaatattattatattatatttttatatttctcatcaatatatttaaataattcttcatttcaaataaattaaaattattaaaaagaaataacttcTAATTCCAAATGTATTATacaattaacattaaaataaataaatatttacattatCCAAATAAATTTGACCAATAATCAAACTATAAAGACCAAATTCTCctagatataaatgatttataTATTCCATTTCTTGAATCATTTCCGAATCATCTTCTtgagattttcttctctttgcctACCTTCCTCAATACGATTTTCTTCCCTCTGCCTACTTTATGTAATAAcaagttttttttcctttcaataATTTGTTCCTCCATCCTCGAGCTAATAACATGCATGCCTTCAATTTCTTCTTTTTGCCCTCCCTGTCTTCGAACTTCATGAGATAAATTGCTTCTCTTGTACTGATTAATGAACCAACCAATTTTGTTGAGAAAATCTAACAAATCAAAACATGAAAAGAGTAAGTCTTACAATATCAGAATTTTTAatgtaaataaattaaaattgtacAAAAGTCATAATCAATATCAATGATCATCCACTAATTAGTCCATAGTTGTCAATGCTAAAGAATTAACAAGTCATGAAGACTCTTTTGGCTCTGAAACAATAGgcatcataaaatcataaaacttATGTCAGTGTGAACAAATACTTAAGTaggattttcttcaaatttgAATCTTAAATTTAGAATCTCTAAGTACATATAACAAAATCAAATACAAGATAATAAAAAAGACTTGCTAGTCTTTTTACTAcacattgattaatttaaatcACAACTCAAGGGAAACCAAAGCACAGGTAAGCATAAAACCTAGCTAAGATGACATATAAAGATGAAATATCAAAATTATGGCATTCAGCAAATCCTTTTTAATAGTTACTACAACTGTTGCAGGTAGATTAAACATATAATAACAACAGATTTACACTTGAGAGTTTAAAATAGTATGAGAAAATTTCCAAGCCAACAAAGTCAAAAAATAACGAATGATCACATTTAGTTTGTTATTTCCTGATGCAGAAACAAATGAATAAAATGATTGAATTATGAAAGCTTACCTAATTTCATCTGTTTGGACCTCAAATCTCAAGTAAGACTTAGAAGTGGTCTGGAAATTAGATGATACGTTGGGGCATAAAAGAGAGAAGGCAGAAGACAATGACTTGCTATTCTTTTTCATCAAATGCTGAATTGTTTGGTTTGAGTTCAAAAGGTGCTTAGTGTCAACAGTGTGGGGGAATTTTTCATGGACAGCTTGCACAAATTCCGTCAAAGATGAAGGAAGAGGACCAAAAAATTTGTTGTATATATGAGCTAAATCTGTTTATATAAAAGTAAATTGATCAGATGGTATTGGTAAAACTggcaaaagagagagagagagagagagagagagacttcTATGAGCATAAATAGCAAACCTAGAAGACAATTATGACCAACAATCAATTTTCCTGCTGATGCAAAAAGATCAACAACATGCAGAAATCCAACAGAAGACTTGATTCTTTTTTCTGTATTTTTTCTCAGATCTTCAAGGACATCTTTCTGCACAAGTAAATAACAAAATTTAGTATTCACATGGTTGAGCTTCAGTCTACATGCAAAGTCCTGTCAAACATTATTTCCGAGATATAACTGTTTGAAATTGTGTATTGTTGATACCAGCATCTTCTTTGTCAGGACTTCTAAGTATAGAATCATGCCACATGAAGCTTGTTCTTCATCCTCTCCGAAAAAAGAATGGCAGATGTTCTCGCAATTGGTATATCCACAGGCTCCTCAAAATTACAAAAGGAATTAGCTAATCCCTCAAGGTACTCTGAATATAAATCTCTGAGGGCTTCTCCTTCTTGTTCTCTGGATAAATAAGATATTCCTGGGATTAACAAATGCTTAAGATTTAAACAAGTCGAACATCAAATATACACTGGTAACTACAACTGATGAGTTCTATGACACAGCACAGGAAACTGCTAACAGATAAAAAGGGTAAGTGAACCCACAGTCACCAAACAAGCCATGGAAGGAGTCCCCTTGCCTCTCTAGATTTAATAAATGACTAAGTAGATAGAACGACTGATTGAGACTTATCTTTTAGTGGTATGATGGAAAGGCAACACTGTATGTATAGTAGGATGCGAAGAACTTGATTGAGAAAAGCACCTTCATATATGCATGCATTGAAGTCAAATTGGTATTTAGCAAGGAAGTCGATGGGTGTTGCTTGCCATAGGAAATCATCAGGTGGCCCATGAAGTGGCAACTCTTTCCATGGAAAGATATAGAAGTTATGCCTGCAATGTAAAGAGCTGCAGATGTCACATGAAATCCAACAAATTTCTACAAACATGAAATCATACAGAATCTTATATTAATAACTAGGTGATCTAACACAAATTTCGTCTACAATTACCTACCAATGTCTGTCGAAACTTGTCCCACAGAACAAGCAAGTATGACTAATAAATTATcccaaaaatatcaaatgaaTAGTCCTGAATCGGTAAACtaccaccatctcatcaaaacaTAAATTGGATATCCGTCAAAACAAGTGATAAGGTAAAACCATGCAAAAATCAGTCATGAATCTCATCTTCTTTACATATGAATAGTTTTTAACCTTTATCGCAAGCAGGCCTAGCTTCCAGAGGGAGAAAACATGAAAGAATATCCTAAACAAGGCATTCGATTTGAACAGGAGAATGAGGTAAAGATCATTTTTTCCCCCACACAAATAAAAACCGATAGAGAAGTCAATTCATCACTTCCATTTTCTCTAAAACCACGTTAAACCCTATCATAACAAAACGAAAACCAAATGATGAAGAACACTAACGGATGGGCGAAGGAGCCCTTGGATGAATCCCAGCGGAAGGGGCAGACACCGAACTGCACGACAGCGAACTTCTCAGCGGGGTCCTTCAGCTTAAGGTAACGGACATCGGATCGGTCGAACTTGAACGAGTCCCTCCATGGGGCACTCGTCACGCCGGTCATCTGAAGGTCAACGGCCACGAAGTCCGACTCCTCCACGCAGGCCCTAAGGCCCTCCAGCGCCGTGTTGAAATTGGACCTCGTCACCTGCTTCACGGCCACACTACCGCCACCAGGCGCATCGATGGAGAAGGGACGAAGGCAAGGCAGCAGATCTAGGGGTAGGGTTCGGAAGCGCACCCAAACAAACGGCAGATTCTGCATGTCTTAACCCGCAGAATTCGACATTTATTTTCTCCAATtgtatttttgttttaatttttaattaaattataaacgaaatttgtcataaaaattatataatcttaaattctatttataattcttatttaattttttataaaaatttatatgtaatttcatttcaaatttattttaaattctatctaatttttattaaaaaatatataatttactaaaatgaaACGGATTAATAATTCCGTATTAAATTTGTCTTTGATTTATATAAATCTGAAACAGATTTTATTTtcgttttaatttttaattaatttataaactaAATTTGTCACAGAAATTATACCGTCTCAAATTTtgtttataattcatatttatttttgtttataaaaatttatatgtaattttgtttcaaatttgttttaaattttgtcttaatttttttaaaaaatataaaagttactAAAATAAAACAGATTAATAATTCCGTATTAAATCTAtctctaatttatataaatctgaaacagattttatttttgttttaaaaatctatttttgaagccatgttttcttgtagtgtttctGGGGGCAATTCTTGTTAGACAAAGCGAAATCTATAGATGAAGCTGCCTAAGCTTTGGATCTAGTTAACTCTCTGGCACGAGAGCTGGAGGTATTTCTGTCGGTCACCCAGTTTCAAGGGCGATCGGAAACGACCTTGAGGAACAAAGTTCATCGAGATCTAGAACTTCAAGCCAAAGAAATGATTGCTTTGCAGACTCAACAGGCTTTAGAGGTGTTCACGTTAACCAGGGAGGTTCACGTAACTAGCCCGTTGGCATCACAATGGCAGCAAGGcctaatgttgggtttttcgggccgcgaaaaccactttttcgcgtcacggaaactccgaaactccctagccaacagatccgtgcgaagagtatagaacaaaattttacatgtacgagtttactaactagatctactcttagatctatatgtttagaaaattacccttgatgcgtgcccttttcgaatcccgctcgtccaaggaagtgtcggatctcaagattgtcaacgtagacaatcctctagaagtatccacacgaacaagatgtgttatctaacacacaaggatggagaagagaacacaacaagtgtgctagcacttcttgatgctctcggatgggattggaagaagaagaaaggaaaagaagagaacacactcctctaaaaaaatctctatgtgactttcactaacctttcttcttggattagactcactctcctttcttctcccttgcttgaaacccacgaccaagagaagagaagaagcaaaatgagagcttgaggaagaagatgatgtgaatgtgagtgaatgaaaaattcattctcattcaaaaccaaaaaggtaacccccattctcattaaatgtggtcattaaagagaatagatttgtaacccccatgaggtggcacactttgatgatgtggcacatcatcattagtcctcctaatgccaaatcataaatgatgtggaaaatagtcaagtcaaacttgactcttcctcttcctctcaagtcaagtcaaacttgacttaatctctctcatggttgatctaatccaaccatttaattcaagccaatttaatataatgaatctaattcatttaattaaattgattcaatgagtcataatctaaattagactcattgaacacatgaatcaacttgagtccaactcaattagcccaattaggattactcttaatccaatttgattcatcacatgaatctaatcctcttggttcatcatatgaacctaatctccatccacttgttctttgtgtgtgacccaataggttcttgtaacattggcaatgctcgaaacccatttaggagcataagtaatgagcggtatctagcaacacatcattactacccaagttacaagaatgttgagatccaacatcaccttgtgactactaattgtgactcctcacaatatatgacaagtgtccttctatcctagacatctagattggtcaatgtgaggcatagaccgtgtcatcctctgaccaatctaaatcttgaactccaagtagactcactaaatcaaatgagctcaatatcctatattgactcatttgggcatgaccatgcacttcgtggtctcactctatcaagaataccgatgtctctcccgtcatataggagggatagatcccatctacatcactcacatctctctgcataatttgttatatacccagtaatcgcttttatagtccacccagttacgagtgacgtttgatgaaaccaaagtacataactccttatgtagggatctatggtgacttcaggtctaaggactagtagtcatactaatagccacatgagaaagtatatgacactcatataatgatccatgatactttctcatgacgggtcattcaatatacattctctaatgtatacccatgtgtcaacttgatatctctatatccatgacttgtgagatcaagtcatcgagttgacctacatgctagtcttattgcattaacattgtccctgaatgttaatactcgactaggaatgattaagagtagtgttccctatatcatctcactatcgattcaaccaatcgattgatatagataagaaccttctactcaaggacgttattatacttagtttattttgcaccaatacaagtaagtataataacaaaaaaaatgccttttattaatataaaaatatgatacaataagtctataatacaatcatcaaatgattggctatagggctctagctaacacctaGGTCGTCTGCAGGCTAAGGTGGACACTCTGGAAGCAGAGCTTAAAATGTTCAAGCAGGAAGTGGATTGTTCCGTGATATGTCTGAGGGGGCTTGAACAAGTTTGCACCTCCTTTGTCCATGAGACCACTCTTTTTCCTACTTTCTCCCAGGCATAAAAGAACGCACTGGCTCTTCAAAACGGGGAGGGGGGAGGCAATTCCGTTGGATGACAGATTTTTCATCCTACCCTCCTACCGAGCAAAATATTCCCACTTCTCCGACTTGGTCGAGTTTACCTTTAGCTAGGTTGAAGTTTTCTAAGAAGTTTGAGAGCTCATGTTTATAACTTCTACTAGGCTCATGTTTCAGCGGGCTTcccttcaagtttagtcaaaGGAGGTgtcagccgactgactagacattgttggtgcgggaagcatccgacgatcgaacctaagttttgataatggcaaaggattcaaagttaaggtgctttgttatctgacagcttttgctgagtgtttcaggaaagtcctaactgcggttaggcaaggtaaaaccctagggggtggtaaccctaggtcatagggggtggtaaccctatgcggaaagtcttggcaggtcgatggcttcaggcaaaagtcctagggggtggtaaccctaggtggaaagtcctggtgtcgcgaaccaggtgaaagtctgaactggccggtgaagcggatgttcagcagaaagtccgggagcatcgagtgccgagcaaaagtccagtcgatctggaggatcgtactggcaacaggtaaaatctcctgagaggagtaggtgaggatgcgttccccgtagagggaacagtaggcgtcgggtcgacctagggtttccggttggaaacccaaagtcagacccggacagtccggagactgtcataatttcatattcatactattatgttgtgttaactttgtgttgcaggtatctttggattaacatacttgcggtaccaaaacacaaagaaggactcggatgaacagtgtccgaggcgcctccatggagcttggaggcgcctcgggtgcgagccaggaaaaggccagcgcagcagactggaggcgccttgaatggggttcaaggcgccttgaaccggaggttgaaggcgccttggataggctgaaggcgccttaaaccagatagagttcgaccaggtccgtgctgatccacgcgggtgactcggctcgttcaaggcgccttggtgaacagtgtaaggcgccttgaaccccctttataaggggtctcgaccagcagcttcaatatagaacttccaagcaatccttgtgctgcgtgctgctcattcaacgaccctgaagtgctgttacaagtccacgacgaccaggagcttcgagattacgattctgtcgtcggtaaacttgtttttaattactgtactgattgtaaatcttgtactctttttcgtacttataagtgttgcccaccgaaagcgatcaaggatcgcgggccttcgagtaggagtcgacctaggctccgaacgaagtaaaactatctgtgtccttctgtgattgcattcgttacttccgctgcgtatatttactttggtagttttacgtttccgatacgataaaaatagccgcgagcgctattcaccccccctctagcgcgtctcgatccaacaattggtatcagagcggggtcgttttgaattggtgcaaccacctttcaaaacaaatttttcgcagttttttttcgttttcggagtcgaattagaatttagccttatagctatattctaatttttgtttccctcgaatcgacttttgctcgaagtaggtgcaacaccactcgagttcgtttttattatcctttactctcgcactactaatccaagactcagtcttggaatagattttgttgtttttgttcttttagatctaaaatggcccaacaagaaggatatagcaccgttcgtcccccactattttccggagaagacttcgggtattggaaggggcgaatggagatatatctgaagatccagttcgatacctggatgatcatcaaaacaggactggaactgccaactggtaccgacggtaagcctacaccctgtgaaaattgggagccagcatttatcaaaaaggtggaagctgacgcaaaagccacctgcaccatccaatgtggtcttaccaaagaagagctcaacagagtcggtccattctcctccgcaaaagaactctgggaaaagctcatcgaactccacgaaggcactgacgacaccaaggtaagtaaaagagatcttttacttaataaattatataatctaaaaatgcaggaaggcgaaacggcgagttctcttcacgcaagaatacaagacatccttaactctcttcacggaattggccaaaagatagaaaatcgggacgtaataaggtatgccctaaactcgtttccaaggaatacattgtgggcatcaatggtagatgcctacaaagtttccaaggatttatcttctttaaaactagatgaactttttagtgaatttgaacttcatgagcagactaatgcacagccaaccgagaaaggtattgcgttggttgcaggtacaagccgaacccgggaaccgagaccacgacggagaaccgaaccagcatcggaagctgaaccagactctgacgatgaagaaggtgacattacaaccgagctggtaaacctcgtgaagaagctctacaagacgaaaggattcgacaaaagagatctaaagaaggcagtaaaatcaaaggaaggcccacaaaatacaaagatgaagtttgaagttacatgctacgggtgtaaccaaaaagggcacatcaaaaccaactgccctaacctgaaggagatcaaaaagcaaagaaggaaaaaggtccttaaggcaacatgggacgaatcttcatcagaggacgacgacgacgagctcgaacaaacgagtctactcgcattaatggcccgggaccaagtcgtcgaatccggatgcgagagcgagtctgaggcagagtccgagcaaagccacggatccgtatccgtttccgaaggctgtaagtatctcccggttgaacactttagttagctatttattgcgcaaattagctaagtcaaacctgaaggttaagtcacttctaaaggaagtaagtgtccttaaagaagtggctaacaccaaacccttacctgaccagagtcagactgaatttccaactcaagttcaaaaacttgaggaagaaaattcaagtctaacaaatcgggttaaagatttagaaaataccttagaacggtttactttgggttccaagaatttggacttgattcttgggacacaaagagccgtctacaacagaactgggctgggatacaaaagtaaatatagatcttatttatcattaataaacaaacaaagtgttaaatcagtccaagcatgggtctccaagtctaacttggtcaatcaagttagacctgaccaatactgggttccaaaggatcaaatatactacctcgatagaccatatcgaggccatgatccagggggagcaaaacgaaaaacaatcctaaaaatttaaaat
This window of the Zingiber officinale cultivar Zhangliang chromosome 3B, Zo_v1.1, whole genome shotgun sequence genome carries:
- the LOC122055017 gene encoding poly(A)-specific ribonuclease PARN-like, encoding MQNLPFVWVRFRTLPLDLLPCLRPFSIDAPGGGSVAVKQVTRSNFNTALEGLRACVEESDFVAVDLQMTGVTSAPWRDSFKFDRSDVRYLKLKDPAEKFAVVQFGVCPFRWDSSKGSFAHPHNFYIFPWKELPLHGPPDDFLWQATPIDFLAKYQFDFNACIYEGISYLSREQEGEALRDLYSEYLEGLANSFCNFEEPVDIPIARTSAILFSERMKNKLHVA